The sequence aatagtatgtattatacttattttaatatctgtTGGACATATTTATAGTATACTTCAAATACTTGcaccttttaaaaaaatcaaaagtagTAGCAAATGGTATACGCTCGATAAAATACGGTatgtattaaatatatatttgttatctccaactattttaattcattagattgtatatttataaaaataaaaagatgtactcttaagaaatagtatacattatacttattttattatatgttgtGTATAAGATATATATGCTAGCTTtatattagatatatattaagtaacttttaatcaaaattttaatttgtttaacatattttattctaaattttttttagtaataaagGATATAATATCAGCcatttaatataatagaatagatacaatttattttaatatatgtttctTGTATATAAAGCACTTgctttatttatatctttataaaaacacaagaaaaaATTACAGTAAATAGTATATGTTTCATAtgtttttactatatatatagaatataaaTGGTATCAAACTGTTTTTCGGTTTATTGGTATATGTTTCCATGTAAATTTAGTCACTATTCAAAAAGTGTTGCTAATTTCTTAGAACAACCATATTATCGAATATCATCAGTACAAAACATAATCTCatttaatacaatttattAGCCAACTCAATGGTCATACTTTTGATTGTCCATACATGGATAACACcattacaagaaaaaaattgaactaaattgaataattagcTAGCAAGTCTTGAATTAATGCTCCATATCATCTCATTTCTTGCTAGTTGTATAATAACCTACATACTATTCCTTTAATTGTCCTATAAAtgcatttttctctttatcctTATTTACCATATacttctaaatataaaaataaaaaggaaacaaCAATGTCTACACtacaatatataaaagtttctagcatatcaaaataacaaagttaaaaataaaattatttttttccaaaattgtatgaaaaaatagttactatatacatattttagtatttgtttgtatatatatatagtatttgtATATTCTTTTGAATATAACATCAAACCTATCAACACCATAATTATCAccaaaaaaaagttatattgtttagaaaatttatcaaacaCTTTAGGCGCGTGTTTAAATATCAGTTACAATTATCCATTGctctatatattttaatgctAAAAGGGTAAATGACATAAAGTCATCCatataaatctatttatatGCATATCCATGCATTTCTAAAACTCATATAAACTTATTTACATTAAAGGTTATTGTTACCCCACTATTAAATCTACTATGGAGCTAACTTACATTCTATTCCCACTAGAAATTATAAGTTATGATTCaaacatattaacaaatagGTGGAAGGTAGAGAATTTGATGACATAAATTAGCatttttttcatctttaaGACATCCAAAATACTATTATGCTTATCAAtacatatattcatatttgatTTAACAATAACGCAATACAAAACTCAAACAACAATAAATCAATTtcaacaaatcaaaattaaaaatcatacaACCAAAACTTTTTAGATAGAAAGACATCAATACCCActtaaaaatcatatagaaagagaaagaaaaataaataaatagtaaaaactaaaattcttGAGAGTATCCATAATATGAAAGGGAGGGTAGTTGTCTTCGTCGAAGGAGAAACGGTTGAGGAAGGAGCAAGCACCGCCGAAGTAAAAGAGTTTATGAATACTATGACATCGTCAATTACTGTCTAAAAATGTTGATGATTTTCTTGTGAAGAAGtgaagaaataatagaaaattgatggaataaaattatatgatgaaaaagagttaaagaaaaaaaagagaattgaaGCCTCCTCGTACATAATccggaaaaagaaataaaagtttacaatatttttgaaaatatgagtcgtatatatttaaaaagaaaaaaaatcttaccatatactttaaaaaaatttagtattttatgtaattttttcaaaagtaTATTAGCTAATGGTTATAAGGCTCTAATTCTTGACTGAGCAGGTACACTAAAGGCCTCAGCTCTCTACCCCTTGGACCGATAGAAAGGGAGGGCAGaaaattttggttttttttttttttttttttatttatattgttaaaaagttgatcaattaaaaatagacTGGAATACCTAATCAGATATATGCAATAAATTCTTGTTAGACAtcttatataaaagaaaaggcattTCTGTATTCATTGTAAAGTACTGCCAatctatttcaaaaaaaattaaagaaaaatatataaaatatataatattaagaaagtAAATGTCAAGTCTCATAGCAAGCAATCTCACCCGTGAAAAGTTTATACATTTAAATCTTTAGTAAATGCAtcgttttcttttataattttatcaattttggaTCAAagtgcattttcttttcaatttttgctTTTGAGTCTAGCTGATTAATTTAAGTtgtatatgaatatatattcatactttaatactttaattCATTGTGAACAATAATAGATGGAATAAAACCCAAAGGTGAAATGACAAATTCCTTTATGATATATGCGTGTGTGTCTATAatgaagaaataataatataaatttaggatttttatcattatattttatatttaaattgaattagagAATTATAGTAAGAGAAGTTccttcataatttaaaataaatatataaaataaaattcaaaaaatattggATAGAATCAACCAATGAGATCAATAATTGGGTATTAAATAGATAGCTGCAAAGCAAAGCCACACTCATTGAACAAAAATGAAAGTAGCTATCACAAAAAGAACTTTACTATATTTTCCATTACCCTTAATACACATTAAATAATACAAGAAACCCCAAAAAGCATGGTTACCCTCTCATGATTTCTTTGCACTTTAGCATGGTTTATGGGcttctttgtttcttctttcttctttcttttcttttcctttgcacccaataattaatatagactttctacttatttattattcactTCAATAATAGACTCTATTTTCTAGAACAATGTTTGTTCACACATCTCTTCTTATACCCTACAAATGCAACTTcctctatctctctctctgtatataatattataaacatatatatacccACACACACAAACACCTATAGTCCCCAACTCTCTATCCATATCATAATTCTctaactctctctctctctctggttttctaaaaaaaatctttctgGTAAAGAGAAGCAAAATGGGTGCTCTTGATTACCTCTCCAACTTTTGCACTGTTACCAGCACAAGAAGCAAACGGAAACCAATGCAGGTTTAGTTAACCCATCAACCCTTTTCTgccccctttttttttctatgttTATAATCTCTATACAAAAGAGAGAACAATCCTCCAGCTAAAAAAGTCTAGTATTCGAACACCTGTTTTATAAATCATGTagcatataatttattagcaGCACAAAATCTAGTAGTCGAGCGTCTCtcttataaaagtaaaaagtgtTGTACTCCCtgttagaaaaaagaaaaatattaccTCTCTCCCATTCTCCTCTCCTtctccctttctttctttcgtCTAATTTGCATCTACAAAGTAGTGTGGCCCTTGTTTTTAAGAGATGGCTTGTGTTTTGTTTGACAGACAGTTGAAATCAAAGTGAAAATGGACTGCGATGGCTGTGAAAGAAGAGTTAAAAATGCTGTTACCTCCATGAAAGGTTATACTAAcaagctctctctctctttcttaatttgtcttttcttGTTCCTTCATTTAAGTTTACTTTTGTCTCCCTGACTCATATGCATGCAGTGACCTATGAAAGAAGTAACCACTAATTTGAAAAGAGAAACAATAGCATTTCtatgaataaaacaaaagcatcttttcttttgatgtctacaaaacatcaaaattgGAAACACATGAATCTGTTGTGAcccataaaagaaaacatcTTCTTTTAGCTTTCCACAAATTTATCTGTTTTCTCAACATGACACCATGACCATTCACTCATGGCAGAGAAGTGTATATGACAATAGAAAACCAAAAatggaataaattttatttttcttttgaaatgaaacaaaaaaaaaaagaagaagaagaaagaatttgAATATTCAATGTCTTTCTACAGACACGAGCACACTCACACACCAAGCTCTaataatctttttctattacaCAGTTTTCCTTACCTACTTATAGTTTAGATTTTTGTAACATGATCACTAAATAAACAATCTATATATGAAGGTGTAAAGACAGTGGAAGTAATCAGAAAACAAAGCAGGGTGGTAGTAAGTGGATATGTTGATCCAAACAAGGTGTTGAAGAGAGTAAAGAGCACAGGCAAGAGAGCTGAATTTTGGCCATATATACCTCAACATCTAGTTCACTATCCTTATGCACCTGGTGCCTATGACAAGTTGGCACCAGCAGGCCATGTTAGGAATGTTGTTCAAGCTTTTCCAGCCACAAATGCTCCGGAAGACAACATGATCTCTCTCTTTAGTGATGATAATGTCAATGCATGTTCAATTatgtaacaaaattaatagtGGTTTCCATAGTTGTTTAGTTATAATACGAATTTgtgaactttatttttttgcaggacctctttataatatatacatataaatataaatgatttaGTATTACATCAATCTTTCTTCcactttgtttaatttttggtcAGAGAGGGAGCAATTGTAATTTGAATCCTTTATTGCCTTAACTATAAAGATAAATTTGGATCGctagaatttaataaaaaaattagtatttttataaattataagtaataATCATGTAGCTTGCAGggtagtatatttttttggactaaaagaaagagagggcGAGTGATAGTAAAATCTGTCGGGCATTAATTATACGGGCTTTCTTCCACTCCAAAATGTTCTCCATAGATAGCTTGAGGCAGGACCAAATCCATCGCCACAACACTAATTTTGTAAAGAAAACTCAACCAAAACGTAATCTAAATGTTTCTATAAGAGgaataaatatttcaagaaCCGTTGCCTAGAATTTGAATGCAGGACCTTATAGCTTGATGAAAGCGCTCTCAACCACTAGACTGCCACCTTCCATGGTTAGTAGCCCAGTATATATGCTATGATTtctataatcttttatttgggTAATGAATGAATAAGAAAGATATTGAgttcattaaaaaaaagaagaagcttaACTTGTTAGATAGTAACAGAGAGCAATATTTACTTCTTTCCTCGATCAGTTTctattgttatattatttatttattggaaaATCCTTGCATAGTACTGGTAAAGTTTCAACTCTGAACCTATTTATAAAGTAATCtccttttattatattacttatttgattaattatgcATCCATCTCAAAGAAGGGAATTTGAGATCAAAcattgtattatttatttcccATTGTGAAGTATTATTGAAGATCTTGCTTTGCTTCTCCATTTTAGAGAGCTTTGAAATGGTCAATAAAGAAAGATTATTTGCTTGT comes from Ricinus communis isolate WT05 ecotype wild-type chromosome 5, ASM1957865v1, whole genome shotgun sequence and encodes:
- the LOC125370071 gene encoding heavy metal-associated isoprenylated plant protein 21; the encoded protein is MGALDYLSNFCTVTSTRSKRKPMQTVEIKVKMDCDGCERRVKNAVTSMKGVKTVEVIRKQSRVVVSGYVDPNKVLKRVKSTGKRAEFWPYIPQHLVHYPYAPGAYDKLAPAGHVRNVVQAFPATNAPEDNMISLFSDDNVNACSIM